From Bos mutus isolate GX-2022 chromosome 5, NWIPB_WYAK_1.1, whole genome shotgun sequence, one genomic window encodes:
- the CLEC2A gene encoding C-type lectin domain family 2 member A, which translates to MTSSYTSIYLPEEAPSVEAVCFHQCPCLHDEMQALPASTGDAPREAVCKLKKDWCKENKFLILALIFIAVLVVVTVLCLISSESAKAMQCSEEWIGVRRKCFYFSDDTRNWTASKRFCNSQGSELAQIDTPEDMKFLKKHAGTSMYWIGLSRKLGESWKWTNGTTFNAGFEISGNGPFAFLNSDGVHSSRGFVDIKWICSKPISKT; encoded by the exons ATGACTTCGTCCTACACCAGCATTTACCTGCCAGAAGAAGCTCCCAGTGTGGAAGCCGTTTGCTTCCACCAGTGTCCATGTCTCCACGATGAGATGCAGGCCCTCCCAGCCTCTACAGGAGATGCTCCAAGAGAAGCAG tttgCAAGTTGAAAAAAGACTGGtgtaaggaaaataaatttcttatacTTGCCCTGATTTTTATAGCTGTCCTTGTAGTAGTAACAG tattatgtTTGATATCTTCAGAAAGTGCCAAAGCTATGCAATGTTCAGAGGAGTGGATTGGTGTAAGAAGGAAGTGCTTCTATTTTTCGGATGATACCAGAAATTGGACAGCCAGTAAAAGATTTTGCAATTCACAGGGATCAGAACTTGCTCAGATTGATACACCAGAGGATATg AAATTTTTGAAGAAGCATGCAGGAACTTCTATGTACTGGATTGGATTAAGCAGAAAACTAGGAGAGTCTTGGAAATGGACAAATGGCACTACATTCAATGCTGG gTTTGAAATCAGTGGGAATGGAccctttgcttttttgaattctGATGGAGTCCACAGTTCCAGGGGATTTGTTGATATCAAGTGGATTTGCAGCAAACCAATATCTAAAACATAG